In Thermodesulfovibrio thiophilus DSM 17215, the following are encoded in one genomic region:
- a CDS encoding sigma-54-dependent transcriptional regulator, with translation MTTILIVDDEILQREILLTILSEEGYNVHSASCIEEARKIINESFPEIILTDLKLGSQDGMEILNNLPDEPFRPAVIVITAFGTISSAVNAIKKGAFDYLTKPLDKEVLLVTVRKAEERMNLIKENLMLRKELYDKFKIDGIIVKSKKMLQIIDIVKKVTPTNATVLIYGESGTGKELISRAIHYNSPRKNKPFIAINCAAIPETLIESELFGYEAGAFTGANTRKIGLIEAADKGTLFLDEIAELPITTQSKLLRVLQDKEIRRIGGKDIIKVDVRIIAATNKNLADEVVSNRFREDLYYRLKVVTVELPALRERKEDIPDLVHFFIEKYSKEFGKRINGIDEKAMEAILNYSWPGNIRELESVIERAIIICDKDKITIDDIQDELKVTKCKNIFDINIPDEGINYEELEKELLKKALIKSNFVIAQAARLLGMSYDTFWYRLKKFGLSENIREMTKNFVK, from the coding sequence ATGACAACAATACTTATAGTTGATGATGAGATTTTGCAGAGAGAGATTCTGTTAACCATTCTTTCTGAGGAAGGGTATAATGTTCACTCTGCTTCTTGTATAGAGGAAGCACGAAAAATAATTAATGAATCGTTTCCTGAAATAATCCTCACTGATCTTAAGCTTGGAAGTCAGGATGGAATGGAGATCCTCAATAATCTTCCGGATGAACCATTTCGACCTGCTGTAATTGTGATCACTGCTTTTGGTACAATATCCTCTGCTGTGAATGCTATTAAAAAAGGCGCATTTGACTATCTCACAAAACCTCTTGATAAAGAAGTACTTCTTGTTACTGTAAGAAAAGCAGAAGAGAGAATGAATCTGATTAAAGAGAATCTGATGCTTAGAAAGGAACTTTACGATAAATTTAAAATTGATGGAATTATAGTCAAATCTAAAAAAATGCTTCAGATCATTGATATAGTTAAAAAAGTAACTCCGACAAATGCTACTGTGCTTATATATGGAGAAAGCGGAACAGGTAAAGAACTTATTTCAAGAGCAATTCATTACAATTCGCCAAGAAAGAATAAACCATTTATTGCAATAAACTGCGCAGCAATACCTGAGACATTAATTGAGAGTGAACTTTTTGGATACGAAGCAGGCGCTTTTACTGGAGCAAATACAAGAAAAATAGGGCTCATTGAAGCTGCTGATAAAGGTACTCTTTTCCTCGATGAGATTGCTGAACTTCCGATTACAACACAATCTAAACTGCTCAGAGTGCTTCAGGATAAAGAGATACGAAGAATAGGAGGAAAGGATATCATAAAAGTTGATGTCAGAATTATTGCAGCAACCAACAAAAACCTTGCTGATGAAGTTGTAAGTAATCGTTTCAGAGAAGATCTTTACTACAGGTTGAAGGTTGTAACAGTTGAACTTCCAGCACTGAGAGAAAGAAAAGAGGATATTCCAGATCTTGTTCACTTTTTCATAGAAAAATATTCTAAAGAATTTGGTAAACGAATTAATGGAATAGATGAAAAAGCAATGGAGGCAATTTTAAATTATTCATGGCCTGGCAATATAAGAGAACTTGAAAGTGTTATTGAAAGAGCAATAATAATATGCGACAAAGATAAAATTACAATTGATGATATTCAGGATGAATTAAAAGTTACAAAATGCAAAAATATTTTTGATATCAATATACCTGATGAGGGCATAAATTATGAAGAACTTGAAAAAGAACTATTAAAAAAAGCATTGATTAAATCAAATTTTGTTATTGCACAGGCTGCTAGACTACTGGGCATGAGTTATGATACATTCTGGTATAGATTGAAAAAATTCGGACTTTCAGAAAATATTCGTGAAATGACGAAAAACTTTGTGAAATGA
- a CDS encoding YggT family protein has protein sequence MFLIANLIIALANILDIVFTIYTFIIVIAAVISWVNPDPYNPIVRFLYGVTEPVLRPIRKLMPFRLPVDISPLILLLIIFFLQKFLVASLVELGYRIKGGLL, from the coding sequence ATGTTTTTAATTGCAAATCTTATTATTGCTTTGGCAAATATTTTAGATATCGTATTTACAATTTATACTTTCATCATCGTTATTGCTGCAGTAATTAGCTGGGTCAATCCTGATCCTTATAATCCTATCGTCAGATTTCTTTATGGAGTTACTGAACCGGTTTTGCGTCCAATAAGAAAATTGATGCCTTTCAGACTTCCAGTTGATATATCACCATTAATTCTTTTGCTAATAATATTTTTTTTACAGAAATTTTTAGTTGCAAGCCTCGTTGAGCTTGGTTATAGAATTAAAGGAGGACTTTTATGA
- the rfaE1 gene encoding D-glycero-beta-D-manno-heptose-7-phosphate kinase: MSITKLEKILKKFKDKKILVIGDIILDRYILGKVMRISPEAPVPVVEVDEETYRLGGAANVANNITALKGQVHLCGIIGKGSYGRILKDLLQEKGIGQDYIFEDTRRTTVKTRVIGGNQQIVRFDIENRRRLEGKSKELFLSIIKNALKNFDAVIVSDYKKGVVSEELFRILVSHKKQNGSFIAVDPKVGHFRLYKQVSLITPNVAEASHGAEIEIRDEKSLTKAGYNLLKKLACDSVLITRGEEGMSLFEKINSEIKTTHLPTTARKVFDVTGAGDTVIAAITLAHVAGASLTEAAKIANIAAGIVVEKVGTAVATQEEIIEILKASYV; the protein is encoded by the coding sequence ATGTCAATAACTAAGTTAGAGAAAATTCTAAAAAAATTCAAAGATAAAAAGATTCTTGTTATTGGTGATATTATTCTTGATAGATACATCCTTGGAAAGGTGATGAGAATTTCTCCAGAAGCACCAGTTCCTGTTGTGGAAGTTGATGAAGAAACCTACAGACTTGGTGGAGCAGCAAATGTTGCCAATAATATAACTGCATTGAAAGGGCAAGTTCATCTATGCGGAATAATAGGTAAAGGGTCTTATGGAAGAATTTTAAAAGATTTGCTCCAAGAAAAAGGAATTGGTCAGGATTATATCTTTGAAGATACAAGAAGAACTACAGTGAAAACAAGGGTAATTGGTGGAAATCAGCAAATTGTAAGATTCGATATAGAAAATCGAAGAAGACTTGAAGGCAAGTCAAAGGAATTGTTTCTCTCAATAATAAAAAACGCTTTAAAAAATTTTGATGCAGTCATTGTTTCTGACTATAAAAAAGGTGTTGTCTCCGAAGAATTATTTCGTATTTTAGTGAGCCATAAAAAACAAAATGGCAGTTTTATTGCAGTTGATCCAAAAGTAGGACATTTCAGACTTTATAAACAAGTATCGCTTATAACTCCAAATGTAGCTGAAGCCTCTCATGGAGCAGAAATTGAAATAAGAGATGAAAAAAGCTTGACTAAAGCAGGGTATAATCTCTTAAAAAAGCTTGCTTGTGATTCGGTTTTAATAACCAGAGGAGAAGAGGGAATGAGTTTGTTTGAAAAAATTAATTCGGAAATAAAAACTACTCATCTTCCAACAACTGCCAGAAAAGTATTTGATGTTACAGGTGCGGGCGATACTGTAATTGCGGCAATAACACTTGCTCATGTAGCTGGTGCTTCTCTTACAGAGGCAGCAAAAATAGCAAATATAGCTGCTGGAATAGTTGTTGAAAAAGTTGGAACAGCTGTTGCGACACAGGAAGAAATTATAGAAATACTAAAAGCTTCTTATGTCTAA
- the thpR gene encoding RNA 2',3'-cyclic phosphodiesterase, with protein MRTFIAIKVPENIRSFFTELMPVKTLLEGISIVHKDNFHITLKFLGEIEEMLISEIKQTLISIADETSSFTLKITHPGVFPDPLKPRVIWMGIENNSALIELVKKIEENLEKSGFQRETRNFKSHITLARVKNFRNGKYLFEKIEKNFKNKIQSVALKEGISDYQFNVKEFVLMKSTLTPHGSIYSVLERFPLTK; from the coding sequence ATGCGAACTTTTATAGCCATAAAGGTCCCTGAAAATATAAGAAGTTTTTTTACAGAACTCATGCCAGTTAAAACTCTGCTTGAAGGAATCAGCATTGTTCATAAGGATAACTTTCATATTACCTTAAAATTTCTTGGAGAGATTGAAGAAATGTTAATTTCTGAAATAAAACAGACTTTAATAAGCATTGCAGATGAAACTTCCTCTTTTACTCTTAAGATAACCCATCCTGGTGTCTTTCCTGATCCTTTAAAGCCACGAGTAATATGGATGGGTATAGAAAATAACTCTGCTCTCATAGAACTGGTAAAAAAGATTGAAGAAAATCTGGAAAAATCAGGTTTCCAAAGAGAAACAAGAAACTTCAAATCTCATATAACTCTTGCAAGAGTTAAAAATTTTAGAAATGGTAAATACTTATTTGAAAAGATTGAGAAAAATTTTAAAAATAAAATCCAGTCCGTTGCTTTAAAGGAAGGAATTTCTGATTATCAATTCAACGTAAAAGAGTTTGTTTTAATGAAGAGCACATTAACTCCACATGGCTCAATTTATTCGGTTTTAGAACGGTTTCCTTTGACCAAATAG
- a CDS encoding phosphatidylglycerophosphatase A — MDMLESSVFYRLIATVFFIGYFPIAPGTVASAFAMIFIGLTKPSDTLIIYILIISFFLGILASKKVEEKTKKKDPSYIVIDEFAGYCTSVIFLPVNWQTLIACFVFFRFFDIIKPTPIRQIERKLSGGIGIMMDDIIAGLMTNLLLRIFLML, encoded by the coding sequence ATGGATATGTTAGAATCATCAGTGTTTTATAGACTAATTGCAACAGTTTTTTTTATTGGATACTTTCCTATTGCTCCAGGAACTGTGGCTTCAGCTTTTGCTATGATTTTTATCGGCCTGACTAAGCCCTCCGATACTTTAATTATATATATATTAATAATTTCGTTTTTTTTAGGTATTCTTGCATCTAAGAAGGTTGAAGAAAAAACAAAGAAAAAAGATCCTTCATATATTGTAATTGATGAATTTGCAGGTTATTGTACATCTGTGATTTTTCTTCCTGTTAACTGGCAGACTTTAATTGCTTGTTTTGTTTTTTTTCGTTTTTTTGATATTATAAAACCAACTCCAATAAGACAGATTGAAAGAAAATTAAGTGGTGGAATAGGAATTATGATGGATGACATAATAGCCGGTTTGATGACAAATCTTTTATTGAGAATTTTTTTGATGTTATGA
- a CDS encoding DivIVA domain-containing protein, with the protein MRITPLDIQQKQFKIKFRGFDMDEVYSFLEIIREELEEILKENSMLKEKVVILENQLEDYKKIEQSIRDTLMTAQRLVEDYQINAKKEAELIIKEAQLTAENIIKEAQEKVVKIHEDIVDLKGIRRHFKEEIRRLIESHLKMLEFDKEREGEESEV; encoded by the coding sequence ATGAGAATAACGCCGTTGGATATTCAACAAAAGCAGTTCAAGATTAAATTCAGAGGCTTTGATATGGATGAGGTTTACTCTTTTCTTGAGATTATACGAGAAGAGTTAGAAGAAATTTTAAAAGAAAATTCAATGCTAAAAGAAAAGGTGGTAATTCTTGAGAATCAGCTAGAGGACTACAAAAAAATCGAACAATCAATCAGAGATACATTGATGACAGCTCAGAGGCTTGTTGAGGATTATCAGATAAATGCAAAAAAAGAAGCTGAACTCATAATAAAAGAAGCACAATTAACCGCTGAAAATATTATAAAAGAAGCTCAGGAAAAGGTTGTTAAGATTCATGAGGATATTGTTGATTTAAAGGGAATCAGAAGGCATTTTAAGGAAGAAATAAGAAGACTGATAGAGTCACATTTAAAAATGCTAGAATTTGATAAAGAAAGAGAAGGCGAAGAAAGTGAAGTATAG
- a CDS encoding IS110 family transposase translates to MFKIFIGIDISKDSFSVSTVDLNGNVCFSLSASMDSSGFSELYNAIISSCNVLSSVIVGMESSGCYHINLFSFLSNKGIKTIIINPLLISNFSKLSLRKTKTDRKDALTIAKFLLVHKNQIEQFSSSQDIIELRDIAREREYLCNLIASIKNEIKRLLQLLFPELESICNVFTLTMLNFLMKFPSARTIRESKSHLIAKALESSCQGRKISVSVETIIKTAQSSVASTNIAKEIILRGKISTLLHLMERLNEITELLSSYCQSIMLEDLQILTSIDGIDTTTAATFLAEVGKIDNFQSHKKLIAYAGIDPSVYQSGKFEGKSKISKRGNRHFTRVIYIITVNVIRVNHVFRAYFLRRRNEGLPFRKAVMTTAHKLLRTIFAMLSHKSYFRVKKHSL, encoded by the coding sequence ATGTTTAAAATCTTCATAGGTATTGATATCTCCAAAGACTCTTTCTCCGTTTCTACTGTTGATCTGAACGGTAATGTCTGTTTTTCCCTGTCTGCCAGTATGGATTCTTCTGGTTTCTCTGAACTCTACAACGCTATCATTTCTTCCTGCAATGTACTCTCCTCTGTTATAGTTGGTATGGAATCCTCTGGCTGTTACCATATTAATCTGTTCTCCTTCCTTTCCAACAAAGGCATCAAAACTATCATCATTAACCCCTTGCTTATTTCCAATTTCTCTAAACTTTCTCTCAGAAAAACCAAAACAGACAGAAAAGATGCCCTTACCATCGCTAAATTCCTCCTTGTCCATAAAAACCAAATTGAGCAGTTCTCTTCCTCTCAAGATATAATAGAGCTCAGAGATATCGCAAGGGAAAGAGAATATCTGTGTAACCTTATTGCCTCTATAAAAAATGAAATTAAAAGGCTCCTTCAACTGCTCTTCCCTGAGTTGGAATCCATCTGTAATGTCTTCACCCTTACTATGCTTAACTTCCTCATGAAGTTTCCTTCTGCAAGAACTATCAGAGAATCTAAATCCCACCTTATAGCTAAGGCTCTTGAGAGCTCCTGCCAGGGCAGAAAAATCTCTGTCTCTGTAGAAACCATAATCAAAACTGCTCAGTCTTCTGTGGCTTCTACAAACATAGCTAAAGAGATCATACTCAGAGGAAAAATCTCTACCTTGCTTCATCTTATGGAAAGACTGAATGAAATTACTGAGTTGCTTTCCTCTTACTGCCAATCTATTATGCTTGAGGACCTTCAAATCCTTACCTCCATTGACGGAATTGATACAACAACTGCTGCCACTTTTTTGGCTGAAGTGGGGAAAATTGACAACTTTCAGTCTCATAAAAAATTGATTGCCTATGCAGGCATAGACCCTTCTGTGTATCAATCTGGCAAGTTTGAAGGCAAAAGCAAAATCTCTAAAAGAGGTAACAGACATTTTACAAGAGTGATTTACATCATAACAGTCAATGTTATAAGGGTTAATCATGTCTTCAGAGCTTATTTTCTCAGAAGAAGAAATGAAGGACTGCCATTCAGAAAGGCAGTTATGACTACCGCACATAAGCTTCTCAGAACCATCTTTGCTATGCTCTCTCATAAATCCTATTTCCGTGTTAAGAAACATTCTTTATAG
- a CDS encoding YggS family pyridoxal phosphate-dependent enzyme: MYYIMLTARISSVFKKITYAALRSGRNPEEIKLIAVTKSQPIDKIIESVDLGLRVFGENKVQEAKQKIEKLNEFNFNIKWHMIGHLQSNKVKEAVRLFEIIHSVDSDKLAILIDKEASKIKKIQRALIQVKLSEEETKYGINEDAVEEILELSKKLKYLQIEGLMTIPPYFVTPEDTRPYFRKLRQIKEELSQKGYPLQELSMGMSNDFEVAIEEGSTMVRIGTAIFGPRIN; this comes from the coding sequence ATGTATTATATTATGCTTACAGCAAGAATATCATCTGTTTTTAAAAAAATAACTTATGCAGCATTAAGATCAGGCAGAAATCCCGAGGAGATTAAACTGATAGCAGTAACAAAATCTCAACCAATTGATAAAATAATAGAATCGGTTGATCTTGGGTTAAGAGTTTTTGGAGAAAACAAAGTTCAGGAAGCGAAACAGAAAATTGAAAAACTTAATGAATTTAATTTTAATATTAAATGGCATATGATAGGACATCTTCAGAGCAATAAAGTAAAAGAGGCTGTAAGACTTTTTGAAATAATTCATTCAGTAGATTCAGACAAACTTGCAATATTAATAGATAAAGAGGCAAGTAAAATTAAAAAAATTCAGAGAGCTTTAATTCAGGTCAAGTTATCTGAGGAAGAAACAAAATATGGGATTAACGAAGATGCAGTAGAAGAAATATTGGAACTATCTAAAAAGCTTAAGTATTTACAAATTGAAGGACTGATGACAATTCCACCATATTTTGTAACCCCTGAAGATACAAGACCCTATTTTAGAAAACTCAGGCAAATAAAAGAAGAGCTATCTCAAAAAGGATATCCATTACAAGAACTTTCAATGGGAATGTCTAATGATTTTGAAGTAGCAATAGAAGAAGGATCTACTATGGTAAGAATAGGCACAGCCATTTTTGGACCAAGAATAAATTGA
- the recA gene encoding recombinase RecA, whose protein sequence is MNKEKLKTLEIAISQIEKNFGKGAIMRLGTKEAQEVQVIPTGSTSLDIATGVGGYPRGRVIEIFGPESSGKTTLALHAIAEAQRMGGIAAFIDAEHALDVNYASKLGVDIENLLISQPDTGEQALEVTETLVRSGAVDIIVVDSVAALVPKAEIEGEMGDSLPGLQARLMSQALRKLTAAISKSQTAVMFINQIRQKIGVMFGNPETTPGGTALKFYASMRLDIRKIDTLKEGQEATGGRVRVKVVKNKVAPPFKQAEFDIYFNEGISKTGEVLDLAVEKGIIEKSGAWYSYNGSRIAQGRENSKEYLKTHPEIFNEIYKKVVEAYGLKQPKVQEGENTTE, encoded by the coding sequence ATGAACAAAGAAAAGTTAAAAACATTGGAAATTGCTATATCTCAAATTGAAAAAAATTTTGGCAAGGGTGCTATAATGCGTCTTGGGACAAAGGAAGCTCAGGAGGTTCAGGTTATTCCAACAGGTTCAACATCACTTGATATAGCTACAGGTGTTGGTGGATATCCTCGTGGAAGGGTTATAGAGATTTTCGGTCCTGAGTCATCTGGTAAAACAACACTTGCTCTTCATGCCATTGCAGAAGCACAAAGAATGGGTGGAATTGCTGCTTTTATAGATGCTGAACATGCCCTTGATGTTAATTATGCCTCAAAACTTGGTGTTGATATAGAAAATCTTCTTATAAGCCAGCCTGATACAGGAGAACAGGCTTTAGAGGTAACGGAAACTCTTGTTCGTAGTGGTGCGGTTGACATTATAGTTGTTGATTCAGTGGCTGCTCTTGTTCCAAAAGCTGAGATAGAAGGAGAGATGGGAGACAGTCTTCCAGGGCTCCAGGCCAGGCTTATGAGTCAGGCATTGAGAAAACTGACAGCAGCAATATCAAAGTCTCAGACAGCTGTTATGTTTATTAACCAGATAAGACAAAAAATAGGGGTTATGTTTGGAAATCCAGAAACAACTCCAGGTGGAACAGCATTGAAGTTTTATGCATCAATGAGGCTTGATATAAGAAAAATAGATACGCTTAAAGAAGGTCAGGAAGCAACAGGTGGAAGAGTAAGAGTTAAAGTCGTTAAAAATAAGGTTGCGCCTCCATTCAAACAGGCAGAGTTTGATATTTATTTCAATGAGGGAATTTCAAAAACTGGTGAGGTTCTTGATCTTGCAGTAGAAAAGGGAATTATAGAGAAATCTGGTGCATGGTATAGTTATAATGGCTCCAGGATTGCTCAGGGAAGAGAAAATTCAAAGGAATATTTAAAAACACATCCAGAAATCTTTAATGAAATTTATAAAAAAGTTGTTGAGGCATATGGATTAAAACAGCCAAAGGTTCAGGAAGGTGAAAACACAACTGAATGA
- the hisS gene encoding histidine--tRNA ligase, with product MKYSLLRGMQDIFPETIHLWQYVEDCAKKTVESFNFKEIRTPIVENAELFLRSIGEDTDIVEKEMYIFQDKKGRKVALRPEGTASVVRAYIQHSLFNNPAPQKFYYIGPMFRYERPQKGRFRQFHQIGAESFGIASPVIDAELIYMLKMFLERLDIKNLNYEINSLGCEKCRPEYRKVLFNFLADKVTNLCNDCQRRFEKNPLRVLDCKLPACKESLKNIPLILNFLCNDCKNHFLSLQNELDEMKISYAINPRIVRGLDYYTRTVFEVTTTMLGAQNAIAAGGRYDTLVALFGGPSTPAAGFAIGMERLIEICANSLSIKPEKNLVYVAYINGQVEEKEARKLVRFLRNKEISVETSYEEASLKSQLRKADRLGADIVIIVGEDEIKKSLYKWKNMKNGLQGEASLDELVDLIRKSNVNN from the coding sequence GTGAAGTATAGTCTATTACGAGGGATGCAGGATATTTTTCCTGAAACAATCCATCTATGGCAGTATGTTGAAGACTGTGCAAAAAAAACAGTTGAAAGTTTTAATTTCAAGGAGATTCGCACGCCCATTGTAGAAAATGCTGAATTATTTTTACGAAGTATTGGAGAGGATACAGATATAGTTGAAAAAGAGATGTATATATTTCAGGACAAAAAAGGCAGAAAAGTTGCTTTAAGACCAGAAGGAACAGCATCGGTTGTGAGAGCTTATATTCAGCATTCTCTTTTTAATAATCCGGCTCCTCAAAAATTTTATTATATAGGTCCTATGTTCAGATATGAAAGACCCCAGAAGGGAAGATTCAGGCAGTTTCATCAGATCGGGGCGGAGTCTTTTGGAATAGCTTCTCCTGTGATAGATGCTGAATTAATTTATATGCTGAAGATGTTTTTAGAAAGGTTAGATATCAAAAATTTAAATTATGAGATAAATTCTCTTGGATGTGAGAAATGCAGACCAGAATACAGAAAAGTTCTTTTTAATTTTTTAGCTGATAAAGTAACCAATCTATGCAATGATTGTCAGAGAAGATTTGAGAAAAATCCTTTGAGAGTTCTGGATTGCAAACTACCAGCATGTAAGGAGTCTTTAAAAAATATACCTCTTATACTTAATTTTTTGTGTAATGATTGTAAGAATCATTTTTTGAGTTTGCAAAATGAACTTGATGAAATGAAGATATCATATGCGATAAATCCAAGAATTGTAAGAGGACTTGACTACTATACACGGACTGTTTTTGAAGTTACCACAACAATGCTAGGTGCTCAGAATGCCATTGCTGCAGGAGGAAGATATGATACCCTTGTAGCATTATTCGGTGGTCCATCAACTCCAGCAGCGGGATTTGCTATTGGTATGGAAAGGTTAATTGAAATATGTGCAAATTCTTTGTCAATAAAACCTGAAAAAAATCTAGTATATGTTGCATATATAAATGGACAGGTAGAAGAAAAAGAAGCAAGAAAACTTGTTAGATTTTTAAGAAATAAAGAGATAAGTGTTGAAACTTCTTATGAGGAAGCATCTTTAAAAAGCCAGTTAAGAAAAGCTGATCGATTAGGTGCAGATATAGTTATTATTGTGGGAGAGGACGAAATCAAAAAATCGCTGTATAAATGGAAAAACATGAAAAACGGTTTACAGGGAGAAGCCTCTCTTGATGAACTGGTTGATTTGATAAGGAAGAGCAATGTCAATAACTAA
- a CDS encoding sensor histidine kinase, which produces MFSLYIFYSQTEKKLLKEIERQTADLTKAIQIGVEEVTKGGSNKLTEYLKKLNTKGIREVSIISNTQEIIASTNPQNIGKPITHSKKELIIKAELGEPVFEEENVYNVIIPVIAGNVQYGYIHLRINKDDFSHILKTNALKRILTTLMIFFIGIVVTYIISLRYTKPINTLTEAAKKVAQGDFKYRLNIKRKDEIGKIAESFNFMIQKLQENQILHERLREAEHLSAIGQLSRTIAHEVRNPLNFINLSIDHLIEKLQKQELDSDNYIKLLENMKQEIYRVNNLITEYLEYTRPLKLNKKLASIIEIIEDVVSLVEATASKYGINIYKDYDVDFTLNLDVDLIKSCFLNIITNALYAMKDSDMKNLFIKTELSEDNLLIKISDTGSGVPEEYIDKIFEPFFSTKKGGLGLGLPLSKRVIEEHGGKIEFSSRQGNGSEVKIYIPV; this is translated from the coding sequence ATGTTCAGTTTATATATATTTTATAGTCAAACCGAAAAAAAACTATTAAAGGAAATAGAACGGCAAACTGCTGACCTTACAAAGGCTATTCAAATAGGAGTTGAAGAAGTTACTAAAGGAGGGTCAAATAAACTTACAGAGTATTTAAAAAAGCTTAATACAAAAGGAATAAGAGAAGTATCCATCATAAGCAATACTCAGGAGATTATAGCAAGCACAAACCCTCAAAACATAGGGAAACCCATAACTCATAGTAAAAAGGAGTTAATTATTAAAGCAGAGCTTGGCGAGCCTGTATTTGAAGAAGAGAATGTTTATAATGTGATAATTCCTGTAATAGCAGGCAATGTTCAGTATGGGTACATTCATCTAAGAATCAATAAAGATGATTTTTCTCATATTTTAAAAACAAATGCACTTAAAAGAATTCTTACAACTTTAATGATATTTTTTATAGGTATAGTGGTTACCTATATTATTTCTTTAAGATATACTAAACCAATTAATACTCTAACTGAGGCTGCAAAAAAAGTTGCTCAGGGAGATTTTAAATATAGACTTAATATTAAGAGAAAGGATGAAATAGGTAAGATAGCAGAAAGTTTTAACTTCATGATTCAGAAACTTCAGGAAAACCAGATTTTACATGAAAGACTTAGAGAAGCAGAACATCTATCAGCAATTGGGCAACTCAGTAGAACAATTGCTCATGAAGTAAGAAATCCTCTTAATTTCATCAATTTAAGCATAGATCATCTAATAGAAAAGTTACAAAAACAAGAATTGGACTCTGACAACTACATAAAGCTTCTTGAGAATATGAAACAGGAAATTTACAGAGTTAATAATTTAATTACAGAATATCTTGAATATACAAGACCTCTAAAATTGAACAAAAAACTTGCAAGTATCATAGAGATAATAGAAGATGTTGTTTCGCTTGTTGAAGCGACCGCATCAAAATATGGGATTAATATTTATAAAGACTATGATGTTGATTTTACTCTTAATCTTGATGTAGATTTGATAAAAAGTTGCTTTTTGAATATAATTACAAATGCATTATATGCCATGAAAGATTCGGATATGAAAAATCTTTTTATCAAAACAGAACTTTCAGAAGACAATCTGTTGATAAAAATATCTGATACTGGATCTGGAGTACCTGAAGAGTATATAGATAAAATTTTCGAGCCATTTTTCTCAACGAAAAAAGGAGGACTCGGGCTGGGGCTTCCGTTATCAAAGAGAGTTATTGAGGAACATGGAGGTAAAATAGAGTTTTCAAGCAGGCAAGGTAATGGTAGTGAAGTAAAAATTTATATACCGGTTTAA
- the proC gene encoding pyrroline-5-carboxylate reductase: MTGFIGGGNMAEALIKGLVKDGKKNIIVSEPVEERRRYLENCYGVKTTASNIEVVNSSTIIVLAIKPQNIREVLEEIKDLVSEKHIIVSIVAGISLNFIKQYLKTDKLIRAMPNFAATVGESMTVLALCECLEMKILAPVRDIFMSVGKVLTLPESYMNLVTALSGSGPGFLCYIVEQFINVATELGFSDDIAKELIVQTVIGTAKLLDSGMPPDKIRLKVTSPGGTTEAGLKVLAESNLKDIIFKTVQEASKRAKELSIQEDTCF; encoded by the coding sequence ATGACAGGCTTTATTGGTGGAGGAAATATGGCAGAAGCTCTTATAAAAGGGCTTGTTAAAGATGGGAAAAAAAACATTATCGTATCTGAACCAGTTGAAGAAAGAAGACGATATCTTGAGAACTGTTACGGAGTTAAAACAACGGCTTCAAACATAGAAGTGGTCAATTCATCAACAATTATTGTGCTGGCCATAAAACCACAGAATATAAGAGAGGTTCTTGAAGAAATTAAAGATCTTGTTTCTGAAAAACATATTATTGTGTCAATAGTTGCTGGAATTTCTCTTAATTTTATTAAGCAATATCTTAAAACAGACAAACTTATCAGAGCAATGCCAAATTTTGCAGCAACAGTAGGTGAATCAATGACGGTTCTTGCTTTATGTGAGTGCCTTGAGATGAAAATTTTAGCTCCGGTAAGAGATATTTTCATGAGTGTTGGAAAAGTGCTTACACTTCCTGAAAGTTATATGAATCTTGTTACTGCCTTATCAGGAAGCGGACCTGGATTTTTGTGCTATATAGTGGAACAGTTTATAAATGTAGCAACAGAGCTTGGATTTTCTGATGATATTGCAAAAGAACTTATAGTTCAAACAGTTATTGGCACTGCAAAGCTGCTTGACAGTGGAATGCCGCCTGATAAAATAAGGCTGAAAGTAACATCACCAGGGGGTACAACAGAGGCTGGACTTAAGGTGTTAGCTGAAAGTAATCTTAAAGACATAATTTTCAAAACTGTTCAGGAGGCAAGCAAAAGAGCTAAAGAGCTTTCAATTCAGGAGGATACATGTTTTTAA